Genomic DNA from Triticum dicoccoides isolate Atlit2015 ecotype Zavitan chromosome 4B, WEW_v2.0, whole genome shotgun sequence:
TATAAATAATTGGAATGACAGTTTCCAACATGCCTAAGCAGAGATTTGCTAGCACTTCAAAGGAAAGCTTGCCTCAATTCATAATTGTCTGTTGTTTTGTGACCGCAGCTTTGTACTCTACAGAGAAACATATGCAAGCATTTGGCAAATCTTCTACTTAATTTTCAGATTACATGTTGCACTTGATCAAACTTTTCTGGGTGCTCTTCCCTAACTAACCACATCCCTTCCACTTGAGAGCAGTGCGCATCTAAAGCAAAGGGCACCGGAGGAAATGAGAGCGTTTTTTGACTTCTACAATCAATGATCTAGATGACAACCCGTAGCACACGGCCATCAGTTCCTCGACTAATTTTGTAGGTTTCTTGTGTTTACCACAAGTTCTTTCTAGGAGTCATAATTTTCCTTTTCCCTTGTCTATTCCAGGAAGAGTGCTTACTGATATTCAGTATAATAGTTCAAATAGAGGGCGTCGGGTATTGAGTTAGGTGCTTGTGGTAAAAAAAATCCCCGTTGCAACCCGTAGGTCGAGAATTTCTGCGGGTAATATCAATATAGGTTTGTTTGCTTGCTATTGTTGCAATTGTTATTTTAGGTTGGTTTGTTTGCTGCTGCTGTTACTTCATATTTAttgatattgctatttttttttccaGTTCTACTTCTAAATTTCAGAATGAAGACGCAGGTCGATTTACTCAAAATCTCAAGTAGCAGTATACTCAAATCATCAATCTTTTTGTTTTCTCATCAGCGCCCTCTAAACTCGGGTAACTATGGTTTTATAAAGAGGTGATAtattcttccgttgcaacgcacgggcatttgtgctagtctaGATAGAAAAACGCCTACCTGATGTTGACACATACACATTTGTAGAAAATATTAATGTTTAGGAAAGGCTTGTCTAAACATCTAATTGGTTTCTTATGCCCAGGCTCTTATGCCAAGGCACTATTTAGGTATATATAAGTTTCTTCCACTTTGGATGTTTCTTCATGTATATAATTTTATTTCTCTCTTGGTATAAGAGAAGTGAAATTAAAATCTGCCAATATTGGCTGGTTAATAACTAATGTCCATTTCTCATCTTAGGCTCATCAGCACCTGGTTAAGAAAAAATCTTAGAAAATACAAGAAAAAATCCAAAAAATCACATTTTTTGCATGGTAGATAATTTGGTGCGTGAGGTGCGCTCCAAATTTCAGATCTTTTGGACATATGAGTAGCTCACATCAAAGAGAACAAATTGGGACAAAACAATACATGAAGAATAAACTTTTTTACATATCCGAATTTGTCTTTTTTGGCaagagctactcagatgtccaaatgatctgaaatttgGGGCGCACCGCATGCACCAAATCATTTACTTACTCCGTCCCATAATAAAACATTTGGCATTTCTTGAAAAAAATTGTATTTATTTTGAATTTCTTTTTCTTTATCGGTGGTGCAGACGAACCTGGGTACCAAAATGCCGGCCCCGGTTAATAACATAATTACAATAGGTGGTCTTCTCCCACTGTCACATAACTTTTGTTTCGGGTaagcttttttcttcttcttttgaacAAAATTGTTTCGGGTAAGGTGGATAACGTATCAAGGTTCTTTTTTAGGAAAACGTATCAAGGTTATGAGCCAAGTGCGCCGAGTATGGGCTAACAGGCTCGCACACCGGGCCtagcttagagcaactctagcagaccccgcaaaaactTGACCTGTAAAACGCGTTTGCAGTTTCACGAAGATCGCGTTTGCGGGTCGAAAACTAGCGTGGCCGAACAGATACTGTAAAACAAACTGTAAAACTGGAATAAAAAGCTCCTTTCTCTAGTTCGGCCATTTCCGCCCCTTCCTCCAGCCGGTCGCGCCGGCCACGCTGGTCGCGCCCAACCCCATCGACTGCGCCCCGTCAGCCGTAGGCCATGCCCCGTCGCCCGTTGGCCGCGCCCCATCGCCCATCGGTCGCGCCCCGTCCCTGCCGGTCACGCCCCAACACGTGTCGGTCGCGCCCAGCCTCGCCGGCCACGCCCCGTcgcctccgtcgtccgcgcccaGCCTTGCCGGCCACGCCCCGTCGCCTCCGTCATCCGCGCCTTGCTCTATTGCCAGGCGAGCCGCGCCCCTTTGCCTACCGCGTCGGGAGGATTTTGGCGGCCAGGCTGAGGTCATTGGAGGCCACGACGATGTCGAGCTCGTCCAATTCGAACCAGTGGCTATCGATTGCGGCGTCTAGCGGCCTTTTCCGATGTGCGGTGATGAATTCCGGCGAGTTTAGGGCGGATTCCGGTAAACTCCGCGGCGGTGTGTTTGCTCCAACGAGGTTTGACCGGTGTACGGGTCCCCTATATTCAGCCTTCCAACCTCCAAAGATAAGGATATCGGGTGTGCATTTACGATGGCTCTTAAAAAAAATTGCGGGTTTGACCACTTGTGCGGGCTGCTAAAGATGCTCTTTACAGTGGGCTTCCGATTCGATCCCCCTGTTCTTTCATTCTCcataataaataaaaaaagaagaattcCCATTCGATCCCCATTCCAGCTGACCAAGTCGCCACCACCGAGCGTCTTCCACTTCGCGCCGCCACGTCCTTCGCCGTCTATTCATACAGCGCCGTGGACGCCGGAGCCGCCGTCTCGCCTCCCGGCTGCGTACTACCAGGTCAGTGAGCAACCAACAATGCGTACATTTTACGATTACGGTGGGGACTCGTTCACCGCCGGCTGGGGCTGGGGCTAGGGCTGAGGGACGGCGGTAGGGGTAGCTCCGGCCGGCCGCAGGGGGTTGAGGCTGGGGGCCGCCGCTGCGGATTAAATCGTACGGCGGGAGATTACTTTACCGCTCCTTGTGCTTGATTCCCTTTTTTTTGCAGATTGAAAAACAGATTTGGAAGATTACTTTACTGTTCAgcgtaggtgtattttctttgttgggTCTGCTCTCCGAATTCTGATAACCAATTCTTCTTCTTTATGGTGTGTTAGTGTTATGCTACTTTATGGCTGAAAATTAGAGCCTTTGATGGCAGTACAAGTGATACTAACAAATTGAGAGGCCAATGCTCTGTAAATGTgaattttctttctttttcatttggaTGCTAGCTAACTTGTGCAGGTAGGTAGCGGGAGGAAATACTACTTCCCAATTTACTAGACAATTGGTAACTCTGAGTGTCAATATACCACACCAGAATTTCATACTTTGGCCTGGTTTCAGCCGGATACAAAGAAATTCTATGTAAACTAAGCAGTTGGTACACAACAAATATGTACCCTAGTGGACGGATGCGAAAATGCTTTAACAGATACCTGAAAGACACTCAACCAAAATGAACAGCGATGGCCATCAGGCAGCAGGCCTTTCAGGCTGAACTTCATTTGTAATTGACCATGGCCATCAGTCATCATCGAGAATTATTGACTTATTGTATAATGGGTAGGAATTATTCTAGATATGCAAATAGATTGCCATGCTTTCTAACACCAGTTCTATTATTTGTGTGCCTCATGTTTAAGCAGAGCAGCGCTCGTCTTGTCCCTGTTGGGTACTGAACTTTTCTTTCCACATCCGAGGGTTGAACTCTTACTGACCACTATGTCGTATCTTGCAATAATGACGGCAATGTAGTTCCATGCTCAGTTTGTTTTCATGGTACGCTACTTTAGGGCTGAAAAAGGGCGTTGTACAATTGCAGATCTCAAATTTAAAGGTTTTGGGACAATTATGGTAATTTACTTCCATTTTCAGTTTTGGGACAACTTATGGGACTATTTTTCTAGAATGTTCAGTTTGTTCTTATGGTATGCTACTTGAGCGCTGGAAAAGGACATTGTTAGAATTAAAGTTTTCAAACTTACTTTTTTTTGCTCTTATCTGCTTCACCTTTCCCTTCCTGATAGAAGTATTTCCCTTTTTGACGAACAACAACACTTTCTTAATCTTCGTGCATAATAAAATGAATTTACTAGGTTGTTTGATGCTGCCAAAGAAAATAACTAGGTGAACATGTGTGTTTTTATTACCTTCTGACAGTATATCGATAATCCTGTAATGTATGGCTATGCCTTTATCTTTTGGTGACATCATTGGTTGGTAGATACATATGTGTCATCGTATGATGTAGCGGACCATCTTCTATCTCATGTATGTGTTCTCAAAATTTCTGCAGTGTGTATTTGATGAAATTTGACTTGTTGGATTCATGCAGCCCATCTGTTTGATAAAATGTCAACTGTGGTGTCAAGTTCCAAGAGGTCATGGGGACAAGCAGCAGACAGTGTTGACAGACTCAGCAGCCTCCCAGACCCGCTGCTCCATCTCGTGATGTCCTTCCTGCCAATGCCAGAAGTCGTGCGCACAAGCTTGCTCTCGCCAAGGTGGCGCTATCTATGGGCCTCTGTGCCGTTCATCCACCTAGATTACAAGGACTTTGTGAATGGTGGTGATGATCTAAAGAAGAGAAAATTTGATCAGAACAGGCTGCAGAAATTTGGGGACCAGTTGCTACTCTTGCGTGATGGCACTCCGCCCCTGGATGAAGCTcggatcttcatcagaagtggtccAATTGCTGAGAAATGTTGTACGTGGATTCGTCATGCCATCAGGCATAAAGCTCGTCTGCTTCATGTTTATGGTCTCTCCATTGGAGAAGAAATATTTTTCGATAATAGATTGATGATTCCTTCTCAGCACCTGAAAAGAATCAGGCTCCAAATGGTCCCTTTGGATAGCATATCCTTTAGGATGCTAAATTTTGACTTCCCTGCGCTTGAACATTTAGAGCTGCAAGATTGCAATGTCTGGCCCATGCAGAAGATCTCATCGAGGTCACTCAAGACTATACACATATCCCGCTGCGATTTCGAGGAAGGTCACGAGATTTGTGCTCCGAATCTAAACCATCTGTCTATCCTCGACTCATCATTTGGAGGTATCCTTGTAACTAGGGATCTGCATTCTCTAGTTGCAGTTTCAATATGTCTAGGCAATCAAGATAAAATATTGGATCACCGTGTATTTGATGGCCTATCACAAGTCACAACCTTGAAGTTGCATGCACCATTACCTGAGGTACGATGGATTGTGCTGTTCTTCATGTTTGTGCTCATCTACCTTGATATTGTCGATTGCCTTGGTAGGTTATTGCAGTATTAGCTGCCTCTTGATATCAATGCAAGACGCTACCTGCTTTGTTCTTTTAACCAACTACATTCCCCTCTTGTATGTTGTATTACTATTTTAACTACTGTCAATTTTATCTTTGGTGAACATGAAGCCCACACTCGAGAGGAGTTTGCAAACATGCCCGGTGTTCAGCAACCTTTCAAGCCTGGTGCTGGGTGAATGGTGCATGGCTTCCGACTTTGCTCCACTACTTCTCATTCTCCGCCGCTCGCCTAAACTAAAGTATCTGACCCTTAAGCTCGGCACGGTAATAGTGCTGTTTCAGATAAATCTGCCTATTTAGTGTGGGTTTCGTTCCTTTCCCTGGAACCTTGAGCTAATGTGCTACACTGCTGCCTTTTGACACGCTGAACGCCAGGAGCAGCATGGAGAATGCAAGGCTGCTGTCTGTAATCCGTCACCAAGGGAGCAATCATCTTCGGGCGGTTATCCTAGCATCGAGAGGGCCGTGATCTACTGCGGCAGAGATGATCCGGGGGTGAGCGCACTGGTGAAGGTGCTGCTGCCGATCGTCATCCCACGCGGGGAGATCAGCATCAAAGGTCACTAGTAGTATCAGATGCATGCTCACGCACTGCCCCTGTTGCTGACTTGCTAGTGCGATGgatgtgtatgtatgtatgcatgtcaAGAGGTGTGTCAAGTTGTATCTTTTGTTAGTGCTATGGATGGAGCATCGTGTTAAGAACTGTTTTTTAGAGAAATTTGTATGGGTTTGAGAATATGAACAGTACCAGCAACTCTCTGCAAATTTTAAGTTTTCATACATTGTACTATGTCTTTGGTGCAGAAAACATGCAAGAACAAGGACACCATGATAGAGCTTTCCAAGGCTTGGCCATATGAACAAgtcctttattttttattttttattttttgctgtGGGAGTTTGTGAAAGTTGTGCGGAACTGGAGCAAACTAACTTAACAGTCCATGAGACCTGAAACATCAATGCATGCCCATGACCacggttatactccctccgttccaaaatagataacccaactttgtactaactttggtacaaatttagtacaaagttgggttatctattttggaacagagggagtagtatggaTGCATAGTAATCATCTAAAAAAAGTTGGATCCTGAAGTTCAGTCTACAAATACAACCAAAAACCAATGGGTGGATTAATCTGTTGGACAGCTAGCTATGAAAGCTGATGATAAGCACAACTACTATAGCAGTCCTTTAAGAGCAATTTTACGGCAAGCGGCCATTTGAAGACACCCATCCGAAACCCTTGTCCCCCGCATCGCCTCCCCGAGCGAGGCAACCGGGGGCTCCTCCCCTTCCCCCCCCCTCCAGCATTCCCCCCCTCTCCGatccctcctcccgccgccgccagcgAGCGCCGCCAGGACCTGCCCGCGTGGTGCNNNNNNNNNNNNNNNNNNNNNNNNNNNNNNNNNNNNNNNNNNNNNNNNNNNNNNNNNNNNNNNNNNNNNNNNNNNNNNNNNNNNNNNNNNNNNNNNNNNNNNNNNNNNNNNNNNNNNNNNNNNNNNNNNNNNNNNNNNNNNNNNNNNNNNNNNNNNNNNNNNNNNNNNNNNNNNNNNNNNNNNNNNNNNNNNNNNNNNNNNNNNNNNNNNNNNNNNNNNNNNNNNNNNNNNNNNNNNNNNNNNNNNNNNNNNNNNNNNNNNNNNNNNNNNNNNNNNNNNNNNNNNNNNNNNNNNNNNNNNNNNNNNNNNNNNNNNNNNNNNNNNNNNNNNNNNNNNNNNNNNNNNNNNNNNNNNNNNNNNNNNNNNNNNNNNNNNNNNNNNNNNNNNNNNNNNNNNNNNNNNNNNNNNNNNNNNNNNNNNNNNNNNNNNNNNNNNNNNNNNNNNNNNNNNNNNNNNNNNNNNNGGGCGGTGGCGGCCGGCGAAGGTGTCGCGTGCCGGCGTGGTGATGCTTGTTGCTGGCGGCGCCCGCCAGGCCCAAATCTGGGCTCATTTGGGGCCCATCTAGGTTGGGGTGGGCCGGTGGCTCGGTGTTTGGCGGCGTCACTCCCTGGTGGTGGGGCGAGGCGGCAGCGGTCTACGGACGGTGATCACCTCGTCGGTCGGCGAGTTGCAGCAGGGTGACAGGGACTATCAGGGCCCAAGTGGGCCCGGCCAGGCCATCAAGGCCTGGCAAGTCCTTGTCGTCGCGTCCGGTAGGCTCCACACAGgcggtggaggttgtcccctccctCCTGCCGAGTAGTGGTCGCTCATGTGGCCATTGTCTCCTTTCCCTCTACAGTCCTCGTGTTGGCAGCTCCAAAGAGACGGCGAGGATGGTGCGGTAACCGTGGTGGCATAGGCTGGTGGGCGGCAGTGGGTGGTGCACTACAAAGTgcctgggtggtggtggtggttgtggatTGGGAGAAATCCCCGGCGGCTTGCCTGGCACTGAAGCGGTGATGCCTGCgggtgccgccggaccttcctgATGGGCGTCGGGTATATCCCTTCCCCACTGCCCTctacgtaccgggggaaaccctagcacTTGTTCGGGCAACAGCGGCGGCggcgtcgcattccttcttgaaggtgttgcttggtgcgCGATGCTTCGGAATACTAGAGACGCAGTGGTACTTCTCCGGTGGGTGCAGCGGTTGCCGGTCTTCTTCTCTTCGTCGATCTGCcggtgtcggcatttgtttctcttttctttcttttggtttTCCTTTTGGGCTTGTTTGTGCTGCGGCCCCAGCGACCTGGATGTATCGGatggttgctttatatataaagcagggaAACCCTTTATCGTAAGAGCAATTTTACCTGAACTGATGCTTAGCGACCTGGATGTATCGgatggttgctttataatataaagcaggGAAACCCTTTATCGTAAGAGCAATTTTACCTGAACTGATGCTTCTGCAGGCTAGATGTGTAAAAGTAGTAGTTTAATATTTCCTACTAAGTACTATATCATTTTCATGTACAGAGAACTTAAATTTCTGTTTGATGAAGTTTCTAATGTCTAATACGAATATACCATGTTCTTGTTACCTCATGAGTAAATAAAACTGAAGCTTCAACATTAGAGTTCAGAAATGTTATGTGCCGTCGTACATCATCGACAAGCCCACATTAAACAGTCATGCTAGATGGTATGACTGGATCTGAAGTTTGCATCGAGCTGCATGGTATGTTTGTCTTATCGCCTACTTCCATTCAAATCAAAGTCGGTAATCGTCTTGAGGCCTAGATTGCGTGCTAGCTTCTGCATCAGTGTCCTGCATTGAGTCGTGATCGCCACTAAATTTATGAGGAACCAAATGCTACATGTTGGTAAAATTGCATAGGCAACCCAAATAAATTTCAGGTACTTCATATATACCATGTTGGCAAGAGTACATAGATTTTGCCATGATACTTGAATTGAGTTTTCTAAACTTCTTGTTTCTACCAAAATATTCCAGGCCTTTATCATGCTCACAAAAAAAGAGCTACTCGTTGGATCTTTTACCCATCTATGAGACTACCGCCTGTCTACAAAATGACACATAACCTTGTCATCTGTGTTATTACACTCTTCTTTTCTCCTACTTCATTGGTAATTATATGATATCTCTTATAGATAATTTAATGCACTAATAGCACAGAGTGTAGactggctatatatatggagggagAATCCACATGCCACCATGTGAATAACCCCTGATCCTCTTTAGGCCATCGGTGGTGATGTTATTCTTTGAGTCGTCTTCCTTGTAGCAGGTCTCGCCGTGAAGGTTGTTCAAAATTGTCACGGATACCTTGTAACTAGGGATCATAGCATCTTGACCTAACGGACAACGTTGCGAGTAGTAGATGTGGTTTCTCTCCACGCCGCCACACATATTCGTTGACACATGCACTGCCTTAGAGAATGTCTCCCCCAAAAACAATGAGTGGTCACCCAAGTCTGTGGCCTCCACCCACTCCTGGTTGTAAAGTGCCGCCTTCTGTCTACCCGTGCAGTTGACAAGGCTAAACACCTTGAAGAAAGGCTCCATATTTGGCAACCACCGGGTCTTCAATGCCATCCCAAGCTTGTCGTGCAGATCAAAGATGTGCCTAGTACTGCTCAAGTAGTCCCTAACACCGTCAATACATTGGATGACTAGCAAGCGTTCCGTAATGACCATCGGGGCACCGTCCTCATTCACACCAATCTCAAACTTGACGATTGTCATATTGTAATGTATGTCGTAGAGCTCGTCATTGCAAAATGCAATGTCCACAAGCCTCGCGTTAGGAC
This window encodes:
- the LOC119294636 gene encoding putative F-box/LRR-repeat protein At3g58880 — protein: MSTVVSSSKRSWGQAADSVDRLSSLPDPLLHLVMSFLPMPEVVRTSLLSPRWRYLWASVPFIHLDYKDFVNGGDDLKKRKFDQNRLQKFGDQLLLLRDGTPPLDEARIFIRSGPIAEKCCTWIRHAIRHKARLLHVYGLSIGEEIFFDNRLMIPSQHLKRIRLQMVPLDSISFRMLNFDFPALEHLELQDCNVWPMQKISSRSLKTIHISRCDFEEGHEICAPNLNHLSILDSSFGGILVTRDLHSLVAVSICLGNQDKILDHRVFDGLSQVTTLKLHAPLPEPTLERSLQTCPVFSNLSSLVLGEWCMASDFAPLLLILRRSPKLKYLTLKLGTEQHGECKAAVCNPSPREQSSSGGYPSIERAVIYCGRDDPGVSALVKVLLPIVIPRGEISIKGH